Below is a genomic region from Raphanus sativus cultivar WK10039 chromosome 4, ASM80110v3, whole genome shotgun sequence.
AGAACCGACCCGAATAAACCCGGACCCGATAAGAACCGACCCGAATAGACCCGACCCGATAAGAACCAATTTGTACCCgacttaaaaacatgtatattcaaaattatgatttttttgtgttctgttatatatatatatattattttttatttagttgaaatatcttttattaacaatatttattattattttgtaacatttttaagtaatatgaaattttaaattataaaatttagagttcaaaaatgttttatgttaattattaatagttcAATTTAagttatttgtaaatatttagatatatatgacaaatattgattaatttGAGTAAATTTGAGTATGTCATATATTTTTCAGAGCttaaatacccgaacccgaaccggACCCGATATGGATCCGAAAAATTATGAGTATTTTACAGGTATTAAAATTATAGACCCGAACCGATCCGGACCCAATAagacccgacccggaaccgacccgaaaaattaTAGGTACCTATATGGGTCTAAATTTCTAGGACCCGAAGGATTCGGATCCGATaggacccgacccgaacccgacccgaagaccCGGATGCCCAGACTTAATCCGCTtgatctgcttgatctgcactGCTTGAACCGCTTTTACCATTCGAAGCCTTGGTCTAGTTTATACTCTGGTTTAGAGTAATTAGTTAAGCTAACTACAGTTTATAAACTCTTTATTCTCTAACTCTAAAGTCTCAAGTCTCAAGTCTCAAGTCTCAAGTCTCAAGTCTTgcattattttttgaaaataattttctccttttctttaaCATAATTTTCNNNNNNNNNNNNNNNNNNNNNNNNNNNNNNNNNNNNNNNNNNNNNNNNNNNNNNNNNNNNNNNNNNNNNNNNNNNNNNNNNNNNNNNNNNNNNNNNNNNNaaccacaaacaccatctttcctatcttctactcttcatattccaatcccaaacctcaatcctttatttttcattcaaaacctcaactTATCTCTAATGATTTTTTTCTCTGTAAATAAATGAAGGTAATgataaattttaatctttttactaaagatatttgattttataatttgttttctttctctctcgaaaaatatatatatgtgtaacgAACAGTTTTATCGCGATCTCCTGAAACCTCTGGTTTGATATGTTCTTTGCATTGACCGAACCAAACaagtaactttaaaaattaacaGTTACACCCCTAATATTTcacaatatttacaatttagcacCCTATTTTCTTTCAGTAAACAAtcccccctctctctctcttttattccttttgctctctctctctctttctattatttttctTGTTCCTCCTAAAATCAAGTCCGTTCgataaaaccctaattttatCTCCCTCACCATCGTTTCACTACCAtcatcacacacacacacacagctTTTAGGATTAGCTTGCAAACAAAAAACTGCTGAGATTAGGGTTAGATCGAGATGTCCTACAATCAACCACGGCCCGATACTCAACAGTATCGGCGAACCGGGCGATCCACCGGCTatcaccaacaacaacaacagcaacaaccgCACCGATCTTCCACCGCCGGTTACGGCAGGGGAGCCGGCGGTGGCCCTCCTCCCGCCTCTTCCGCCGCCGTCGATCCCTCTAATCGCAGGTATTTATTTGATGTGAAAAATTTTCGATTTCTCTCAGAGTGATTGAAAagttttaacctttttttttaatttttaaataattttaatgattagTTTTAAGAAGCCTGGCAATAATGCTCAAGGAGggcatcagcagcagcagcagcagcagcagcctaGGGTGAATCTGCCTCCTGTGAATAGTAATCACAATGGTCCTAATGTACAATCTCGCTCTCAAGGTATGATCTTTTTATAACgctgtgtgtgtgtttgtgtgtggtGGTCTTGTTTTGGTTTAGCTTcacctttttattttgtattgtgAGTTGCAGGAGAGCCGGTTGGTGGTGGACCGGTCGCGAATTCAACGAGTGGAGCTGCTATTCCAAAGGCTCCAACTTCGCAGTCTCCTGCTGCTATGAATTCTAAGAGCAATGAGTCTCAGAACACAGCTAAAGGAGGTAGGATGACTGTTTTATTCTGGGTGCAGAGATTCTCCTGTACATCTTATAAATGTAtgatttttataatgttttttttttgttgttgtggcaGCAGTCCCTGGAGACCCTTCTAAACCATTTGCTTTCCAGTTCGGGTCACTTGGTCCTGATTTGATGAAGGTATGCTTCTGTTGGTTCCTTTTTTGTTTCGTTTGTTTTTATCAATACCTGAATCATCTGCCGCGTTGGTTTTTTTCTAGATTCCTGCTCGAACTAGCTCAGCACCTCCTAACATGGATGAGCAGAAACGTGCGCAGGTCCTCAGTCCTCAGTCCTCAGTCCTCACCTTAGTGTCTTGCATTTGCTATTGAATGTTTTCGTTggttatagatgatgattttttttttattttgagacTGAACATtaatttgatgatttttattCCAGTTAGTCTGAGTTTTtgtctcttttcctttttgacACAATTTTCCACTTTGTTTGCAGCTGCAGCAAGCGTCTTTAAAACCAGCACCGAACGTTCCAGCTCCTGTACCTAAAAAAGACTCACCAAATAAGGCTGCAGATGTGCAAGTCCATCATATGTCTCCTCTAAACCAAACGCAAAAGTCTCCAATTACGCATATCCGGATGCCTTCTGTCCAGACACCTTATCAGCATCCGCAGGTTCCTCACCCTGTGCACTTTGGTCCCCCACCGAATATGCACATGCAGCCTCCCAATGTGGCTCCGACCTCTTTTCAGATGCCAATGCCTATGGGATTACCTATGGGAAATACACCTCAGATCCATCAGCAAGTGTTTTTTCAAGGTCCCCCTTCACACCCCATGCACCATCAGGGTATGATGCATCAGGCGCCTCAAGGGCATGGTTTTGCTACTCCAATGGGTGCTCAGATTCATCCTCAGATGGGCCACGTGGGTGTGGGTTTGACCCCTCAATATCCCCAGCAGCAAGGAGGCAAATATGGTGGGGGGCGTAAGACAACACCCGTCAAGATTACACATCCGGACACGCATGAAGAGCTGAGACTTGGTGGACGGGGTGAGCTGCATCAAGACGGCCAACCACAAGGTCCAAAATCGCATCCTAACACACCTCCCAGATCACATCCAGTGTCAACATTTGCTTCACGACCACTTCATGTGGTTCAAACCTCTTTTAACTCCAGTCCAATAACATATACTCCACGACCACTTCATGTGGTTCAAACCGATTTTAACTCCGGTCCAGTTATTGATGGGTCTCAGAGGGTACAGTTTACCAACCATTCTACTCATACTGCTCCACAGCCTTTCAAACCTGCATCTGAGGCACATGTTTCATCTGATTCTTCATCTGCGAAAGCACATGTGACGTCATCTGCTCTGCCTGCACCTGGGAGGGTAACAGTGAAGCAAGCTCCTACTCCTGAAAAGGCTGAATTACCTAAAGCCAGGCCACATGAAGAAACTAACGTTGCTCTGTCACAAAAGAAGGTGGAGGCAGGTTCATTGGACTCTTTACAGCAGCCGAAACCTGGCTCTGTCTCTGCGTTATCAAATTCGACTGCTCCGCCAGCAAAGGCACCTGTGGAGACGGTTACAGTTGCAACAACTACGATTGGAAGTGTGAAAAAGGTGAATGAGTCGAGTTCAGTGGAAGATCAAACACGGACGTGTAAGGTGGAACCCTCTCATAATGCAACTGAGGTATGGTACCGTGATTTGGTTTTAGGAATTCTTCATTAATTTTTTCTGTGTCACCTGGTAAcattattttgtcttttttggCGCTACTTCACCCAGGTTCATGGACAGACTCCGGTATCTGATCTCGAAACAAAAGCCACGGTTGCTAAGGAAAATTCATCACTTCCAGCTACCAATGGGTTTGAGAAGCAAAACGTTCTAGCTTCTGCCTCACCAGATACAAGAATTGACAAAACTGCTGAAGACCTAAACTGTGATGAGGGAACTATTTCAGGAAAGGAGGTTGATGAGTCTGTAAATTCTGATGAGAAGCTCGAAACAGTATCAGGCGTGCTTGAGAAGGCACAGAATGAGGTGGATGGTGCCACAGACATTTGTTCCGACTCGGATAAATCATCTAAAGTTGCAGATGATACAAGCTCTGAGCTTCAACATTCCACTCATACTCAGTCATCTACGGTTCCTGTTGAACATTCTAGTAACAGTTTGACATCTACCACAGCTACTCTTTCTAAGGATAGAACTGCTTTTGAATCGAACACAAAAAGACCTACTTCTACCAAaggaaagaagaaaataaaagaaattctTCAGAAGGCAGATGCTGCAGGGACAACTGATCTCTATAATGCTTATAAAGGGCCTgaggagaagaaagagattGCAATGCCTTTGGAGAGCTCTGATGTTTCAAACCAGAAGCTGCAGGATGTTGTTGAAGCCACTGTGGATACTGAACCAGTGAAAAATGAACCGGAAAACTGGGAAGATGCAGCTGATGTTTCCACACCAAAGCTGGAAAGTGTGCAGGGAAAGCCAGGTTCCGCAGATGAGGTCAGAGACAGCTGCAGTAATATGGAAAAGAAATACTCCCGGGATTTCCTCCTTAAGTTTGCAGACATGGTTACTGCTCTTCCTGAGGGCTTTGACATTTCGTCTGATGTTGCTAGCTCCGTAATCGGTCCGCCTCATCATGAACACGGAAAGGTTATGGATCGGCAAGGTAGTAGTAGTGGTCGACGTCCCAGCAATATGCCTGATGATAGGTGGGCAAAGAATCAGGGTTCTCTTCCCTCAGGACAACATGGAGGTAACGTTGGTTTCCGAAGTGGTCAAGGAGGAAACTCAGGAGTTCTAAGAAACCCTCGTATGCAGCAGGGCCCGATTATGTCTAGACCAATGCAACCTGTGGGTCCGATGGTAGGAATGGGCAGAAACGACATGTGGCAACGAGGTTCAAATTTCCAACAGAAAGGACTTTTTCCTTCTCCGCATACTCCTATGCAGGTGATGCACAGAGCTGAGAGAAAATACCAAGTTGGTACTGTTACAGATGAAGAACAGGCAAAGCAAAGGCAGTTGAAGGGTATCTTGAACAAGCTGACTCCACAGAACTTTGAGAAGCTGTTTGAGCAAGTTAAAGGTGTCAATATTGACAACGTTGTTACGCTTAGGGGTGTCATCTCACAGATATTTGACAAAGCTTTGATGGAGCCTACCTTCTGTGAGATGTATGCAGATTTCTGTGTACATCTGTCTGGGGCGTTACCTGAATTAAATGAGGACGGTGAGAAGGTTACCTTCAAAAGATTGCTACTCAATAAGTGTCAGGAGGAATttgagagaggagagaaagaggaggaagaagcaaGTAGAGTTGCTGAAGAAGAACAAGCAGAACAAACTGAGgaggaaagagaagagaagagactCAAAGTTCGTAGGAGAATGCTGGGTAATATTAGACTCATTGGTGAGCTATACAAAAAAAGGATGTTGACTGAGAAGATCATGCACGCATGCATCCAAAAATTGGTCGGGTATGATCAGGATCCACATGAAGAGAACATTGAAGCTCTGTGTAAACTGATGAGTACGATAGGAGTTATGATCGATCATAGCAAAGCTAAGGTTCACATAGATACATATTTTGATAGAATGAAGATGCTATCAGGCAAAGAAGAATATTCTTCTAGGGTGAGGTTCATGTTGATTAATGCCATAGATCTGAGAAAGAACAAATGGCAGGAGCGAATGAAGGTTGAAGGGCCAAAGAAAATAGAGGAAGTGCACAGAGATGCTGCACAAGAACGCCAAACTCAAGCTAAGAGGCTATCGCGTGGACCCTCAATGAATGTGTCAGGAAGAAGAAGTCATATGGAGTATAGTCCtaggggaggaggaggaggaatgCTGTCACCTCCGAGTGCCCAAATGGGTGGTTATCATGGACCATCCCAAGGTCGTAGTTATAATAATAACCAGGACATTAGATTTGATGAAAGGCCAGCCTATGAGCCTAGGATAGTTCCAATGTCTCAAAGGTCAGTAGGTGAGGAGCCTATTACCTTGGGTCCTCAAGGTGGTCTTGGTCAAGGAATGTCGTTTAGAAAGCCTGCAGTAGGGTCAAATTCTGATCCTAGGCGACCAGCTGGAGGTTTGAATGGTGTTGGCTCACAAAGACCTGCAAGTCCTGTTACTCACGGACGGTCAAGTCCTCAAGAGCGGGGATCAGCTTATGTTCACAGGGAGTTTGCAAGTCTGTCTCGTGCTTCTGAACCGTCATCAGAAGTGCCATCTGCTAGGCAAGTACCGCAAGGACCATCGGCAGCAGTGAACATCCCTCAGGAACGGTTACAAGATATGTCCTTATCTGCCATTAAGGAATATTACAGGTACTATATTTATCCTTCCTATCTGGTCATTTGTTTTGTTCATTTGTTAGTCATTGCATACTGCTACATTGATCATATCACTCTTGTGCAATACCTCCGGGGAGACAATTGCATCAATTAAGGTTTATTCATTGTATCTCTTTTTTACTGATTTATAGTGTTGTTGTTAGTTTCCGTCTGTTCTTTATGCCTCTATTGTAGTCACCTATTTTCAGAAAAGTGCTTTGGTGAGTTTCAATTACTGTGTGTTCTTGTGCAGTGCCCGAGATGAGAAGGAGATTGGTTTATGCATAAAAGACATGAATTCACCAGCTTTCCACCCAACAATGATTTCTCTGTGGGTTACTGATTCTTTTGAGAGAAAAGACAAAGAAAGAGATCTCTTAGCAAAGCTCCTTGTTAACCTTGTGAAATCTGCTGACAACGACTTAACCGGAGCCGAACTAGTGAAAGGGTAAGTAAAAGAAATCTCCAAGTCACACTTTTGATGATCACATGTCTTTTTCCTTCCTCCAAAAAATCTGTTGGCTCTTTTGATGACAGGTTTGAAACCGTTTTGACGACACTGGAGGATGCTGTGAATGATGCTCCAAAAGCAGCAGAGTTTCTAGGCAAAATCTTCGGTAAAAGTGTGACTGAGAATGTAGTGACATTGGCACAGATTGGTCGGTTAATACttgaaggaggagaagaaccaGGAAGTCTGATGGAGTTTGGGTTAGGAGGTGATGTTCTTGGGAGTGTTTTGGAGACAATAAAGTCAGAAGCAGGAGAAGAAGCTTTTGTTGAGATTCAAAGGAGCTCAGGTCTGAGGATTGAAGATTTCAAACCTCCTGCACCTAACAGGTCTAAGATATTAGATAAATTTACTTAGGAATCCAAAAATGTACGGAGCCATCTTTTGACCGTTCTGTTGCtctgtctctctttttttttttcaagtgcTTCAACAAACTAATCTGTTAAAAAAGgagattctctattttatttattataatatcaaAACCTTCCAAAATGTTCTGCTTGTTTGTTGAGCTTCAGGTGATGTAATATCATCAATCTAGCAAAGCTGTTTGGTTAAAAGTTAAGTAGATAGTAGAGAGATGAGCATTTTAACATCATTACTAAGGTTATTTCTTTTTcctaatatataaatacaacaTAACAATGACTCCACATACAATTCTTTTCCTCTTTGAGTTTAGTACATTATAATCTAAGATGAGAGGTAGTGTCATAAAGAACAACTGACACCTAAAATACACACATCATTTGCTCGTAATATAACGGTTCGTACCGTGCTTTGCCCAATGGTCCTTGAGATCAACAGGGTCTGAGAGATCAGGATGCCCTTGTGCAGCAAGCCTGCTTAGTAGCTTGTTGAAGGCGCTCCCACTCATTTTCCTTCCACCAACTCTGGCATGTTTTTTGTTGGGCAGTGCTGGTAAAGGATGCATTGAAAGCGTGGTCGTGCAACACGATGACTGCCAACCTCCGTTTCCCCATTTGTAGCACTGTCTGAAAACTCCTGTGCATGAACAGACAGGTGGTGGCATTGTCGTCTCGTCATACACAACCTGGTTAAGCCCCGCCATTTCTTGACTTCTCCAATCCGATTTAGATcctgctgcttcttcttcttcgacgTAGCCAAGGGTTGTTGTCTTCACAAACATGATCTTGCTCAAGTCGTCGTCTTCCTTCTCTTTCTTAACCTTCCTTTGATTCTTTGTCCCTCTCTTACTAGCAGGAGTGGTCTTTGGGTCTCTCACTCGTTTGCCACGTTTTGGTTTTGCAGATTCCAAGGCTAATTGTGATGTAAGGAGACCATCATTTGTCTCATATGATGTAAGCATGTGATGTTGTTGCTGATGATGGTGCATGTGGTTTGCAGCAGAAGAAGCGGAAGTCACGGAACTGTAACGCTGAGAGAGCACTGTCTCTCTCCATGATCGCATTGTTGCGCTCAGCGATGGCGGTATCTCGCTGGAGAAACGCCATGTCTCTTTCAGCTACAGCTGATTTTCTCTCTGATATAGCTAGGTTCCTCTCCTGGATCGCTGCGTCGCGCTCTGCTATTATCGACATCACTTGTTTTATCGATGGCTGATGCTGATGCTGCTGCTGCATCATCCACTGTTTCAATGA
It encodes:
- the LOC130494324 gene encoding eukaryotic translation initiation factor 4G-like isoform X2 yields the protein MSYNQPRPDTQQYRRTGRSTGYHQQQQQQQPHRSSTAGYGRGAGGGPPPASSAAVDPSNRSFKKPGNNAQGGHQQQQQQQQPRVNLPPVNSNHNGPNVQSRSQGEPVGGGPVANSTSGAAIPKAPTSQSPAAMNSKSNESQNTAKGVPGDPSKPFAFQFGSLGPDLMKIPARTSSAPPNMDEQKRAQLQQASLKPAPNVPAPVPKKDSPNKAADVQVHHMSPLNQTQKSPITHIRMPSVQTPYQHPQVPHPVHFGPPPNMHMQPPNVAPTSFQMPMPMGLPMGNTPQIHQQVFFQGPPSHPMHHQGMMHQAPQGHGFATPMGAQIHPQMGHVGVGLTPQYPQQQGGKYGGGRKTTPVKITHPDTHEELRLGGRGELHQDGQPQGPKSHPNTPPRSHPVSTFASRPLHVVQTSFNSSPITYTPRPLHVVQTDFNSGPVIDGSQRVQFTNHSTHTAPQPFKPASEAHVSSDSSSAKAHVTSSALPAPGRVTVKQAPTPEKAELPKARPHEETNVALSQKKVEAGSLDSLQQPKPGSVSALSNSTAPPAKAPVETVTVATTTIGSVKKVNESSSVEDQTRTCKVEPSHNATEVHGQTPVSDLETKATVAKENSSLPATNGFEKQNVLASASPDTRIDKTAEDLNCDEGTISGKEVDESVNSDEKLETVSGVLEKAQNEVDGATDICSDSDKSSKVADDTSSELQHSTHTQSSTVPVEHSSNSLTSTTATLSKDRTAFESNTKRPTSTKGKKKIKEILQKADAAGTTDLYNAYKGPEEKKEIAMPLESSDVSNQKLQDVVEATVDTEPVKNEPENWEDAADVSTPKLESVQGKPGSADEVRDSCSNMEKKYSRDFLLKFADMVTALPEGFDISSDVASSVIGPPHHEHGKVMDRQGSSSGRRPSNMPDDRWAKNQGSLPSGQHGGNVGFRSGQGGNSGVLRNPRMQQGPIMSRPMQPVGPMVGMGRNDMWQRGSNFQQKGLFPSPHTPMQVMHRAERKYQVGTVTDEEQAKQRQLKGILNKLTPQNFEKLFEQVKGVNIDNVVTLRGVISQIFDKALMEPTFCEMYADFCVHLSGALPELNEDGEKVTFKRLLLNKCQEEFERGEKEEEEASRVAEEEQAEQTEEEREEKRLKVRRRMLGNIRLIGELYKKRMLTEKIMHACIQKLVGYDQDPHEENIEALCKLMSTIGVMIDHSKAKVHIDTYFDRMKMLSGKEEYSSRVRFMLINAIDLRKNKWQERMKVEGPKKIEEVHRDAAQERQTQAKRLSRGPSMNVSGRRSHMEYSPRGGGGGMLSPPSAQMGGYHGPSQGRSYNNNQDIRFDERPAYEPRIVPMSQRSVGEEPITLGPQGGLGQGMSFRKPAVGSNSDPRRPAGGLNGVGSQRPASPVTHGRSSPQERGSAYVHREFASLSRASEPSSEVPSARQVPQGPSAAVNIPQERLQDMSLSAIKEYYSARDEKEIGLCIKDMNSPAFHPTMISLWVTDSFERKDKERDLLAKLLVNLVKSADNDLTGAELVKGFETVLTTLEDAVNDAPKAAEFLGKIFGKSVTENVVTLAQIGRLILEGGEEPGSLMEFGLGGDVLGSVLETIKSEAGEEAFVEIQRSSGLRIEDFKPPAPNRSKILDKFT
- the LOC130494324 gene encoding eukaryotic translation initiation factor 4G-like isoform X1, whose amino-acid sequence is MSYNQPRPDTQQYRRTGRSTGYHQQQQQQQPHRSSTAGYGRGAGGGPPPASSAAVDPSNRSFKKPGNNAQGGHQQQQQQQQPRVNLPPVNSNHNGPNVQSRSQGEPVGGGPVANSTSGAAIPKAPTSQSPAAMNSKSNESQNTAKGAVPGDPSKPFAFQFGSLGPDLMKIPARTSSAPPNMDEQKRAQLQQASLKPAPNVPAPVPKKDSPNKAADVQVHHMSPLNQTQKSPITHIRMPSVQTPYQHPQVPHPVHFGPPPNMHMQPPNVAPTSFQMPMPMGLPMGNTPQIHQQVFFQGPPSHPMHHQGMMHQAPQGHGFATPMGAQIHPQMGHVGVGLTPQYPQQQGGKYGGGRKTTPVKITHPDTHEELRLGGRGELHQDGQPQGPKSHPNTPPRSHPVSTFASRPLHVVQTSFNSSPITYTPRPLHVVQTDFNSGPVIDGSQRVQFTNHSTHTAPQPFKPASEAHVSSDSSSAKAHVTSSALPAPGRVTVKQAPTPEKAELPKARPHEETNVALSQKKVEAGSLDSLQQPKPGSVSALSNSTAPPAKAPVETVTVATTTIGSVKKVNESSSVEDQTRTCKVEPSHNATEVHGQTPVSDLETKATVAKENSSLPATNGFEKQNVLASASPDTRIDKTAEDLNCDEGTISGKEVDESVNSDEKLETVSGVLEKAQNEVDGATDICSDSDKSSKVADDTSSELQHSTHTQSSTVPVEHSSNSLTSTTATLSKDRTAFESNTKRPTSTKGKKKIKEILQKADAAGTTDLYNAYKGPEEKKEIAMPLESSDVSNQKLQDVVEATVDTEPVKNEPENWEDAADVSTPKLESVQGKPGSADEVRDSCSNMEKKYSRDFLLKFADMVTALPEGFDISSDVASSVIGPPHHEHGKVMDRQGSSSGRRPSNMPDDRWAKNQGSLPSGQHGGNVGFRSGQGGNSGVLRNPRMQQGPIMSRPMQPVGPMVGMGRNDMWQRGSNFQQKGLFPSPHTPMQVMHRAERKYQVGTVTDEEQAKQRQLKGILNKLTPQNFEKLFEQVKGVNIDNVVTLRGVISQIFDKALMEPTFCEMYADFCVHLSGALPELNEDGEKVTFKRLLLNKCQEEFERGEKEEEEASRVAEEEQAEQTEEEREEKRLKVRRRMLGNIRLIGELYKKRMLTEKIMHACIQKLVGYDQDPHEENIEALCKLMSTIGVMIDHSKAKVHIDTYFDRMKMLSGKEEYSSRVRFMLINAIDLRKNKWQERMKVEGPKKIEEVHRDAAQERQTQAKRLSRGPSMNVSGRRSHMEYSPRGGGGGMLSPPSAQMGGYHGPSQGRSYNNNQDIRFDERPAYEPRIVPMSQRSVGEEPITLGPQGGLGQGMSFRKPAVGSNSDPRRPAGGLNGVGSQRPASPVTHGRSSPQERGSAYVHREFASLSRASEPSSEVPSARQVPQGPSAAVNIPQERLQDMSLSAIKEYYSARDEKEIGLCIKDMNSPAFHPTMISLWVTDSFERKDKERDLLAKLLVNLVKSADNDLTGAELVKGFETVLTTLEDAVNDAPKAAEFLGKIFGKSVTENVVTLAQIGRLILEGGEEPGSLMEFGLGGDVLGSVLETIKSEAGEEAFVEIQRSSGLRIEDFKPPAPNRSKILDKFT